From Mucilaginibacter rubeus, a single genomic window includes:
- a CDS encoding glycosyltransferase family 2 protein, whose amino-acid sequence MSNPRLSVITIVYNNVRDIERTIRSVVNQTYPNIEYVIVDGLSNDGTLQVIDRYKSQITKFISEKDEGIYDAMNKGLALATGDYVIFMNSGDEFYDRETVAAVFASADDADIYYGETEMIDDDGHSLGQRRHKAPAKFTWRGFKYGMSISHQAIYIRRSLAEPYDRRYQLSSDIDWIIRAAKKAKNIVNVNRYVAKYLVGGMSKKKHRQSLMERFDIMKRNYGLIPTVFNHVVIAFNLAWYWLKNRRTND is encoded by the coding sequence ATGTCTAATCCCCGGTTAAGCGTTATCACCATTGTTTATAATAATGTAAGGGATATTGAGCGTACTATCCGGTCGGTGGTTAATCAAACTTACCCCAATATTGAGTATGTTATTGTTGATGGTTTATCCAACGATGGCACTTTACAGGTAATTGATCGGTACAAAAGCCAAATAACAAAATTCATCAGCGAAAAAGACGAAGGTATTTATGATGCCATGAACAAAGGCCTTGCTTTGGCTACCGGCGATTACGTGATCTTCATGAACTCGGGCGATGAGTTTTATGATCGTGAAACTGTAGCCGCGGTTTTTGCTTCGGCAGATGATGCCGATATTTACTATGGCGAAACCGAAATGATTGACGATGATGGCCATAGTTTAGGCCAGCGTCGGCATAAAGCCCCCGCTAAGTTTACCTGGCGCGGTTTTAAATATGGCATGAGCATTAGTCACCAGGCTATTTATATCAGGCGTTCGCTGGCCGAACCTTACGACCGCCGCTATCAATTAAGTTCGGATATCGACTGGATAATCCGTGCGGCAAAAAAGGCCAAAAATATTGTCAACGTTAACCGTTACGTAGCTAAATACCTGGTAGGGGGCATGTCGAAGAAAAAGCATCGCCAAAGCCTGATGGAGCGCTTTGACATCATGAAAAGGAATTATGGCTTAATCCCCACTGTTTTTAACCATGTTGTTATTGCCTTTAATTTAGCCTGGTACTGGTTGAAGAACAGGAGGACGAATGATTAA
- a CDS encoding glycosyltransferase family 4 protein, with protein sequence MLKVVHLNTYDGNGGAGRACMRLNRALLSQNINSKIIVHYKFGNNPDIKTFNRSIIQKSYAAATIILERILAKRFLKPDSRTPFSFTWFGRSVIKHPDLKNADVIHLHWINHGFLDPKHLAEIKKLGKPVVWTFHDSNAFTGGCHVRYTCDHYQQQCGNCPLLINAGDNDISHRIWQQKNKAYQQLGFNIIAPSLWMQASVNKSSLMQGRAVSNIPNTLETDIFKPIDKKLAKQQAGLPTDKFIFLSGFMPSRKDLHKGTQYLLESMELLRQRLGADTDQIELVVFGNRGTENLPDFPFKTSFLGTINNDEKLALHYAAADAFLIPSLEDNLPYTVMESLSCGTPVIAFTTGGIPDMVQHQYSGYLATYRSSESFTDGMEWIIKHPEKDKLNQQARQAIMDNFSEDVIAKKHVEVYQQLLNNGGNNV encoded by the coding sequence ATGTTAAAAGTGGTGCACCTCAATACGTATGACGGCAATGGCGGCGCGGGCAGGGCCTGCATGCGCCTTAACCGGGCATTACTAAGCCAAAATATCAATTCTAAAATTATAGTACATTATAAATTTGGAAATAATCCTGATATCAAGACTTTTAACCGTAGTATTATCCAGAAATCATATGCCGCCGCTACTATTATTCTTGAACGGATTTTGGCTAAACGGTTTTTAAAACCCGATAGCCGTACACCGTTTTCCTTCACCTGGTTTGGCCGTTCGGTAATTAAACATCCCGATCTTAAAAATGCTGATGTTATTCATCTGCACTGGATCAACCATGGATTTTTAGATCCTAAACATTTAGCCGAAATCAAAAAGCTGGGCAAGCCCGTGGTGTGGACTTTTCATGATAGCAACGCCTTTACCGGCGGATGCCATGTGCGCTACACTTGCGATCATTATCAGCAGCAATGCGGTAATTGCCCGCTGTTGATCAATGCCGGAGATAATGATATTTCGCACCGCATCTGGCAGCAAAAAAATAAGGCCTACCAGCAACTCGGCTTTAACATCATAGCACCAAGTTTATGGATGCAAGCTTCTGTAAACAAAAGTAGTCTGATGCAGGGGAGGGCTGTCAGTAATATCCCCAACACGCTGGAGACCGATATTTTTAAGCCTATTGATAAAAAGCTGGCAAAACAACAAGCCGGGTTACCGACTGATAAATTCATTTTTTTAAGCGGATTTATGCCATCGCGCAAGGATCTGCATAAGGGTACACAATATCTGCTGGAAAGTATGGAGTTGCTTAGGCAACGTTTAGGTGCAGATACAGATCAGATAGAATTGGTGGTGTTTGGAAACCGGGGTACAGAAAACCTGCCCGATTTTCCTTTTAAAACCAGTTTTTTAGGAACCATCAATAACGATGAAAAACTGGCCCTGCACTATGCCGCGGCCGATGCCTTTTTGATTCCTTCGCTTGAGGATAATTTGCCTTACACCGTGATGGAAAGCCTGAGTTGTGGTACTCCGGTAATTGCCTTTACTACCGGCGGGATCCCCGACATGGTGCAGCATCAATATAGCGGCTACTTAGCTACCTATCGCTCGTCCGAAAGTTTTACAGATGGGATGGAGTGGATCATTAAACATCCTGAAAAGGACAAGTTGAACCAGCAGGCCCGGCAAGCCATTATGGATAACTTTTCGGAAGATGTGATCGCAAAAAAGCACGTCGAAGTTTATCAACAATTACTGAATAATGGAGGTAATAATGTCTAA
- a CDS encoding S41 family peptidase yields MKKLYIVLFSAVLCQTNLKAQTAGNYFTSNPTLTPDGKTVIFTYEGDLWKADINSPAATRLTAMQGDESNPRVSPDGQWLAFSSNQFGNNDVYVMPLAGGDIKQITFNDGADNVDSWTWDSKSIYFNSTRYNGFSEYKVAATGGTPVRLFGHYFNTIHGVVEHPQTGELFFSNTWESIYFPTRKHYKGAYNPDIQSYNPKTKAYKKYTDWQGKDFWTTIDQKGNIYFVSDEGNEEYNLYTFIDGKKTPLTQFPTSIKRPQVSADGSKVVFEKDYQIFVYDVASKQTQKLSLNLFRNNVLPKDQSFETGGKIGAADLSPDGKKLAFVSRGELFVSDAEGKFIKKLERNTSERVTEVEWLNDNKTLIFGQTLGGFPNWYTIAADGTGEEKQLTTDKGSNRMLSMNKDRSKAIYLSGRNELKLLDSKTLTSKTIVTDEFWGFENLAPRFSPNGEYVVYNAYRNFEMDVFVYEIKTGKIINLTNSGVTEAAPFWSPDGKYIYFTSSRTQPEYPYGSKDSHIYRMPLQKYDDPFKMDKFTALFKEEKKDDDKDKKDKDKKASNKKKPLSEQPTPKAPDDITIDTEEPMKRLERISPEFGQAQGSYVIQKGDKTLVYYASNHSEGKAALYRTTLENFEQPKTEKVGSGDFGSFDIFGNSDKYFLLAGGNIYTLNIDANKVDKVEINYSFTRNMAGEFAQMFDETWAGLDENYYDGNFHGADWKKVHDTYKAFVPYINNRSDLRLLLNDMLGELNSSHQGFYSNGSEEKKTLSYRTMETGIIFDNDSPYKVSGIATRSNADKAGVDVKSGDILKAVNGVTVDEKQDRNYYFSKPSLDKEIELTFNRGGKEIKVKLHPESTGDLSGNLYDDWIKTNAKTVAEKSKNRIAYSYMKNMGDGALEDFLEDMVDDAYNKDALILDLRYNTGGNVHDNVLKFLSQKPYLQWAYRDGKKAQQSNFAPAAKPIILLMNEQTLSDGEMTSQGFKQLGLGRIIGTETYRWIIFTSGKGLVDGSFYRIPAWGCYTLDGKDIEKTGVTPDIYVKTDFADRLENKDPQLDRAIEEILKQLK; encoded by the coding sequence ATGAAGAAACTATACATCGTATTGTTCTCGGCAGTATTGTGTCAAACAAATCTTAAAGCACAAACCGCTGGAAACTATTTCACATCCAACCCAACCCTTACACCCGATGGCAAAACCGTAATTTTCACTTACGAGGGCGACCTGTGGAAAGCCGATATCAATAGTCCCGCCGCCACACGATTAACCGCCATGCAAGGCGATGAAAGCAATCCGCGAGTATCTCCGGATGGGCAGTGGCTGGCCTTTTCGTCAAACCAGTTTGGCAACAATGATGTATACGTAATGCCTCTTGCCGGTGGCGATATCAAACAGATCACCTTTAATGATGGGGCCGACAATGTGGACTCGTGGACCTGGGATTCTAAATCTATCTACTTTAACTCCACCCGTTATAACGGCTTTAGCGAGTATAAGGTAGCCGCTACAGGCGGCACACCGGTGCGCTTGTTTGGCCATTACTTCAATACTATACATGGGGTAGTTGAGCACCCGCAAACCGGCGAACTGTTTTTCAGCAATACCTGGGAAAGTATCTATTTCCCAACCCGCAAACATTATAAAGGAGCTTATAACCCCGATATTCAATCATACAATCCTAAAACTAAAGCATATAAAAAATATACCGACTGGCAGGGTAAGGATTTCTGGACTACTATTGATCAAAAAGGCAACATCTATTTTGTATCCGACGAGGGTAACGAGGAATATAACCTGTACACATTTATCGATGGTAAAAAAACTCCTTTAACCCAGTTCCCAACATCTATTAAACGCCCGCAGGTAAGTGCCGACGGCAGCAAGGTGGTGTTTGAAAAAGATTACCAGATTTTTGTTTACGATGTCGCGTCCAAACAAACGCAGAAGTTAAGCTTAAACCTGTTCCGTAACAATGTATTACCTAAAGACCAATCGTTTGAAACAGGCGGCAAAATTGGAGCGGCGGATTTATCGCCGGACGGTAAAAAACTGGCTTTTGTATCACGCGGCGAATTATTTGTAAGCGACGCTGAAGGCAAATTCATAAAAAAACTGGAGCGTAATACCAGCGAACGTGTTACCGAAGTTGAGTGGCTAAACGACAATAAAACCTTAATTTTTGGTCAAACGCTGGGTGGCTTTCCAAACTGGTACACCATAGCTGCCGACGGTACGGGCGAAGAAAAACAGCTTACTACCGATAAAGGCAGCAACCGTATGCTAAGCATGAATAAAGACAGATCAAAAGCTATTTATTTGAGCGGCCGAAACGAGTTGAAGCTTTTAGACAGCAAAACGCTTACATCAAAAACTATTGTTACCGATGAGTTTTGGGGTTTTGAAAATCTCGCGCCGAGGTTTTCGCCGAATGGAGAGTATGTGGTTTATAACGCATACCGCAATTTTGAAATGGATGTTTTTGTTTACGAGATAAAAACCGGGAAGATCATTAACCTTACCAACAGCGGTGTTACTGAGGCGGCACCGTTTTGGTCGCCAGATGGTAAGTATATTTATTTTACTTCATCGCGTACTCAACCGGAATACCCTTACGGCTCAAAAGATTCTCACATCTACCGGATGCCTTTGCAAAAGTATGACGATCCGTTTAAGATGGATAAGTTCACTGCTTTATTTAAGGAAGAGAAAAAAGACGACGATAAAGACAAAAAGGATAAAGACAAAAAAGCATCTAACAAAAAGAAACCTTTATCTGAGCAGCCTACTCCTAAAGCACCAGACGATATCACCATAGATACCGAAGAGCCGATGAAACGCCTGGAGCGTATCAGCCCGGAATTTGGACAGGCACAAGGTTCATATGTAATTCAAAAAGGCGATAAAACGCTGGTATACTACGCATCCAACCACAGCGAGGGCAAAGCAGCACTTTATCGCACAACCCTCGAAAACTTTGAGCAGCCTAAAACCGAAAAAGTTGGCAGTGGCGACTTTGGCAGTTTTGACATTTTTGGCAACAGCGATAAATACTTTTTACTGGCAGGCGGTAATATTTACACCCTAAATATTGATGCCAATAAAGTTGATAAAGTAGAAATCAACTACAGCTTCACCCGCAACATGGCCGGCGAATTTGCGCAGATGTTTGATGAAACCTGGGCAGGCTTGGATGAAAACTATTATGACGGCAATTTTCATGGAGCCGACTGGAAAAAGGTACATGACACCTATAAAGCTTTTGTGCCTTACATCAATAACCGCTCGGATCTGCGCCTGTTATTGAATGATATGCTTGGTGAGCTCAACTCATCGCACCAGGGCTTCTATTCCAATGGCAGTGAGGAAAAGAAAACACTCTCCTACCGCACCATGGAAACGGGGATCATTTTTGATAACGATTCGCCATACAAAGTTAGCGGCATAGCCACCCGCAGTAATGCCGATAAAGCAGGTGTTGACGTAAAATCAGGCGATATATTAAAAGCAGTTAATGGTGTTACCGTTGATGAAAAACAAGACCGCAACTATTACTTCAGCAAACCATCACTTGATAAAGAAATTGAACTAACCTTTAACCGGGGTGGTAAAGAAATTAAGGTAAAGCTACACCCCGAATCAACCGGTGACCTGTCAGGTAACCTCTACGACGACTGGATCAAGACCAACGCCAAAACTGTTGCCGAAAAAAGCAAAAACCGCATAGCTTACTCCTACATGAAAAACATGGGTGATGGCGCATTGGAAGATTTCCTGGAGGATATGGTTGATGATGCTTATAACAAGGATGCCCTCATCCTTGACCTGAGGTATAATACCGGCGGAAATGTGCATGATAATGTTTTGAAATTTCTGTCGCAAAAACCTTATTTGCAATGGGCTTATCGTGATGGCAAAAAAGCACAGCAATCAAACTTTGCTCCGGCAGCAAAACCAATTATCCTGCTCATGAATGAGCAAACCCTGAGCGACGGCGAAATGACATCGCAGGGCTTTAAACAATTGGGCTTGGGAAGGATCATAGGTACCGAAACCTACCGATGGATCATTTTCACCAGCGGCAAAGGCTTGGTTGATGGCTCGTTCTACCGTATCCCGGCCTGGGGATGCTATACACTTGATGGTAAAGACATTGAAAAAACCGGTGTAACACCCGACATTTATGTAAAAACAGATTTCGCCGACAGGCTTGAAAATAAAGATCCGCAATTGGACAGAGCTATTGAGGAGATTCTGAAACAGTTGAAATAA
- a CDS encoding aconitate hydratase, translating to MAFDLDMIKKVYDRYSTRVDAARKATGKPLTLTEKILYAHLSEGDAQKAFGRGVDYVDFAPDRVAMQDATAQMALLQFMQAGRPQVAVPSTVHCDHLIQAKIGAVEDLSTAVDVNREVYDFLASVSDKYGIGFWKAGAGIIHQVVLENYAFPGGMMIGTDSHTPNAGGLGMIAIGVGGADACDVMAGLPWELKFPKLIGVKLTGKLSGWTSAKDVILRVAGILTVKGGTGAIVEYFGEGARSMSATGKGTICNMGAEIGATTSIFGYDEKAAAYLKGTKRADIAELADAIAEHLTGDDEVYANPEQYFDQVIEINLSELEPHVNGPFTPDLAWPISKFATAVKENGWPTKLEVGLIGSCTNSSYEDITRSASIAKQAIDKKLKTQAEFTITPGSEQVRYTVDRDGYLDTFAQMGGVVLANACGPCIGQWARHTDDPTRKNSIITSFNRNFAKRQDGNPNTHAFVASPEIVTAFAIAGDLTFNPLTDTLTNEAGEQVKFDEPQGIELPVKGFAVEDAGYQAPAEDGSKVEVIVSPTSSRLQLLEPFKAWEGTDITGLKLLIKAKGKCTTDHISMAGPWLKFRGHLDNISNNMLIGAINYFNLTADSVKNELTGEYGPVPATQRAYKAAGIGSIVVGDENYGEGSSREHAAMEPRHLGVRAILVKSFARIHETNLKKQGMLGITFADNNDYDKIQEDDTIDITGLTTFAPGKQLTVVLHHKDGSTESFPVNHTYNAQQIEWFKAGGALNIIRKQMAS from the coding sequence ATGGCTTTTGATTTAGATATGATCAAAAAGGTTTACGACCGCTACAGCACACGTGTTGATGCTGCCCGTAAAGCGACCGGTAAACCCCTAACTTTAACCGAAAAGATTTTATATGCCCACCTTAGCGAAGGCGATGCTCAAAAAGCATTCGGTCGTGGAGTGGACTATGTTGATTTTGCACCAGACCGTGTAGCTATGCAGGATGCTACGGCACAAATGGCCCTTTTGCAGTTTATGCAAGCTGGCCGCCCGCAGGTTGCCGTTCCGTCTACCGTGCATTGCGATCACCTTATACAAGCTAAAATTGGCGCTGTTGAAGATTTAAGCACTGCTGTTGACGTTAACCGCGAAGTTTATGACTTCCTGGCTTCAGTATCTGATAAATATGGTATCGGTTTCTGGAAAGCCGGTGCGGGTATCATTCACCAGGTAGTGTTAGAAAACTACGCTTTCCCGGGTGGTATGATGATCGGTACCGACTCACATACACCTAATGCAGGTGGTTTAGGTATGATTGCTATTGGCGTTGGTGGTGCTGATGCCTGCGACGTAATGGCCGGTTTACCATGGGAGCTTAAATTCCCTAAACTGATCGGTGTTAAACTAACCGGTAAACTTTCTGGCTGGACTTCAGCTAAAGACGTAATCTTACGTGTTGCTGGTATCCTTACTGTAAAAGGTGGTACCGGTGCTATTGTTGAGTACTTTGGCGAAGGCGCGCGTTCAATGTCTGCAACCGGTAAAGGTACTATCTGTAACATGGGTGCCGAAATCGGTGCTACTACCTCTATCTTCGGTTACGACGAAAAAGCTGCCGCTTACTTAAAAGGTACTAAACGTGCTGATATCGCTGAGTTAGCTGACGCCATTGCTGAACACTTAACCGGCGACGACGAAGTTTACGCTAACCCTGAGCAATATTTCGACCAGGTTATCGAGATCAACCTGAGCGAGCTTGAACCACACGTAAACGGCCCGTTCACTCCGGATTTAGCATGGCCTATCTCTAAATTTGCTACTGCTGTTAAAGAAAACGGCTGGCCTACTAAATTAGAGGTTGGTTTGATTGGTTCATGTACCAACTCATCTTACGAAGACATCACCCGTTCAGCTTCTATCGCTAAACAGGCTATCGATAAAAAATTAAAAACTCAGGCCGAGTTTACCATCACTCCGGGCTCTGAGCAAGTACGTTACACTGTTGACCGTGACGGTTACCTTGATACATTTGCTCAAATGGGCGGTGTGGTATTGGCTAACGCCTGCGGACCATGTATCGGCCAGTGGGCTCGTCATACTGATGATCCTACTCGTAAAAACTCTATCATCACTTCGTTTAACCGTAACTTCGCTAAACGTCAGGATGGCAACCCTAATACACATGCTTTCGTAGCTTCACCAGAAATTGTTACCGCTTTTGCTATCGCAGGCGATTTAACTTTCAACCCACTTACCGATACGTTAACTAACGAAGCCGGTGAGCAGGTTAAATTTGATGAGCCTCAGGGTATCGAATTACCGGTAAAAGGTTTCGCGGTTGAAGACGCAGGCTACCAGGCACCAGCCGAAGATGGCAGCAAAGTTGAAGTTATCGTTTCTCCAACTTCATCACGTTTACAATTGCTTGAGCCATTCAAAGCCTGGGAAGGTACCGACATTACAGGTCTGAAATTGCTGATCAAAGCTAAAGGTAAATGTACTACCGATCACATTTCAATGGCCGGTCCATGGTTGAAATTCCGTGGTCACCTTGATAACATTTCAAACAACATGCTGATCGGTGCTATCAACTACTTTAACCTTACTGCCGATAGCGTTAAAAACGAATTAACCGGCGAGTACGGTCCGGTTCCGGCTACTCAGCGTGCTTACAAAGCAGCAGGTATCGGTTCGATAGTAGTAGGCGACGAAAACTATGGCGAAGGTTCATCACGTGAGCACGCGGCTATGGAGCCTCGTCACCTTGGTGTACGTGCCATATTGGTAAAATCATTTGCCCGTATCCATGAAACCAACCTTAAAAAACAAGGTATGCTTGGTATCACTTTCGCTGATAACAACGATTATGATAAGATCCAGGAAGATGATACCATCGATATCACCGGCTTAACTACTTTTGCTCCTGGCAAACAGTTAACCGTTGTATTACACCACAAAGATGGTTCAACCGAATCATTCCCTGTAAACCACACTTACAATGCGCAGCAAATTGAGTGGTTTAAAGCAGGGGGTGCATTAAACATCATCCGTAAACAAATGGCATCTTAA